From the genome of Streptococcus lutetiensis, one region includes:
- the vicK gene encoding cell wall metabolism sensor histidine kinase VicK gives MNDTMVQNQYLFEQAILFLLAFVAIYFIHLAIRDYRTSVNIRRLSGKVRELITGKYTEDIIIEKDRDLAELAGQLNDLSTVFRLAQENLAQEKNRLASILSYMTDGVLATDRSGNITMINQTAQKQLNLEREEALGMNIVDILGDDSDYSYHDLVSKTPEIVLNRRDETGEFITLRIRFALNRRDSGFISGLIAVLHDTTEQEKEDRERRLFVSNVSHELRTPLTSVKSYLEALDEGALKEDIAPSFIKVSLDETNRMIRMISDLLNLSRIDNQTVQLEVEMTNFTAFMTSILNRFDQIKSQHTVAGKQYEIVRDYPIKSIWVEIDPDKMTQVLDNILNNAIKYSPDGGKITVSMKTTETQLIISISDEGLGIPKKDLPLIFDRFYRVDKARSRAQGGSGLGLAIAKEIVKQHKGFIWAQSTYGKGSTFTIVLPYEKDSDIYDEWEDNED, from the coding sequence ATGAATGATACAATGGTACAGAATCAATATCTGTTTGAACAAGCCATTCTCTTCTTGCTAGCTTTTGTAGCCATTTATTTTATTCATTTGGCTATCAGAGACTATAGAACGTCTGTTAATATTCGTCGATTAAGTGGTAAGGTTCGTGAACTGATTACAGGAAAATACACAGAAGATATTATCATTGAAAAAGACAGAGATTTAGCAGAGTTAGCTGGTCAGTTAAATGATTTGTCAACTGTCTTTCGTTTAGCTCAAGAAAATCTAGCCCAAGAAAAGAATCGTTTGGCAAGTATTTTGTCTTACATGACTGATGGGGTGCTAGCGACTGACCGTTCTGGAAATATCACCATGATTAACCAGACCGCTCAAAAGCAACTAAATCTTGAGCGTGAAGAAGCTCTTGGGATGAATATCGTTGACATTCTTGGTGATGATAGCGATTATTCTTACCATGATTTGGTGTCTAAGACGCCAGAAATTGTGCTTAATCGTCGTGATGAGACGGGAGAATTTATCACTTTGCGTATTCGATTTGCCTTGAATCGTAGAGATAGTGGATTTATTTCTGGTCTGATTGCCGTCTTGCACGATACAACGGAACAAGAAAAAGAAGACCGCGAACGTCGCTTGTTCGTTTCTAACGTTAGTCATGAGTTGCGTACGCCACTGACTTCGGTTAAATCTTATCTTGAAGCACTGGATGAAGGGGCTTTGAAAGAAGATATTGCACCAAGTTTCATCAAAGTTTCTTTGGATGAAACCAATCGTATGATTCGCATGATTTCTGATTTGCTTAATCTGTCTCGAATCGACAATCAAACGGTGCAATTAGAAGTTGAAATGACTAACTTCACAGCCTTTATGACGTCTATTTTGAATCGTTTTGACCAGATTAAAAGTCAACACACGGTTGCTGGCAAGCAATACGAAATTGTCAGAGACTATCCAATCAAGTCAATCTGGGTTGAAATTGACCCAGATAAGATGACACAAGTCTTGGATAATATCCTAAACAATGCCATTAAGTACTCACCAGACGGTGGTAAAATCACTGTTAGCATGAAGACAACTGAAACTCAGTTGATTATTTCGATTTCTGATGAAGGACTTGGTATTCCGAAGAAAGACTTGCCGTTAATCTTTGACCGTTTCTACCGTGTTGATAAGGCTAGAAGTCGTGCCCAAGGTGGTTCAGGGCTTGGACTTGCCATTGCTAAAGAAATTGTCAAACAACATAAAGGATTTATTTGGGCTCAAAGTACCTATGGTAAGGGCTCAACATTTACAATTGTTCTTCCGTATGAGAAGGATTCTGATATTTATGATGAATGGGAGGATAACGAGGACTAG
- a CDS encoding MBL fold metallo-hydrolase — MSENAFKYSVLASGSTGNSFYVETPQKRLLIDAGLTGKKITSLLAEIDRKPEDLDAILITHEHSDHIKGVGVLARRYNLDVYANAKTWQMIDERNMIGKLDVGQKHVFERGKTLTFGDIDIESFGVSHDAVDPQFYRLMKDNKSFVVLTDTGYVSDRMAGVIENADGYLIESNHDVEILRAGSYPWSLKQRILSDRGHLSNEDGADTMIRTIGNRTKKIYLGHLSKENNIKELAHMTMENNLMKADFAVGHDMTVFDTSPDEAMPLAGL; from the coding sequence ATGTCTGAGAATGCTTTTAAATACAGTGTCTTAGCCTCCGGTTCAACTGGAAATTCATTTTATGTGGAAACGCCACAGAAACGTCTTTTGATAGATGCAGGTTTGACTGGTAAGAAAATTACCAGTCTTCTTGCTGAAATTGACCGAAAACCAGAAGATTTGGATGCTATTTTGATTACGCACGAACACTCTGACCATATTAAAGGAGTTGGAGTGCTGGCTCGCAGATACAATCTTGATGTATATGCCAATGCCAAAACTTGGCAAATGATTGATGAGCGCAACATGATTGGAAAACTTGACGTTGGGCAAAAACATGTCTTTGAACGTGGTAAAACATTGACTTTTGGTGATATTGATATTGAAAGTTTTGGAGTCAGTCACGATGCTGTCGATCCGCAATTTTACCGTTTGATGAAAGATAATAAGTCATTTGTCGTTCTGACAGATACGGGTTACGTTAGTGACCGAATGGCGGGTGTGATTGAAAATGCTGATGGTTATCTGATTGAGTCAAACCATGATGTTGAGATTTTGCGTGCAGGTTCTTATCCATGGAGCTTGAAACAACGTATTCTATCTGATCGTGGTCACTTGTCAAATGAAGATGGTGCTGATACCATGATTCGTACTATCGGCAATCGCACAAAGAAAATTTACCTTGGTCACTTGAGTAAAGAAAATAATATCAAAGAATTGGCTCATATGACTATGGAAAATAACTTGATGAAAGCCGATTTTGCTGTTGGTCATGACATGACCGTTTTTGATACATCACCTGATGAAGCAATGCCTTTAGCAGGTCTATAA
- the rnc gene encoding ribonuclease III, with amino-acid sequence MQALDTKLQRDFGIAFEDKTLLETAFTHTSYANEHRLLNISHNERLEFLGDAVLQLLISQYLFKKYPKKPEGDLSKMRSVIVREESLAGFSRYCGFDEFIKLGNGEEKSGGRNRDTILGDLFEAFLGALLMDQGVEAVNKFLNQVMIPQVEKGNFERVKDYKTTLQELLQGHGDVTIDYRVSNESGPAHAKVFEVTVYVNDEAKSKGIGKSKKLAEQDAAKNALATLQ; translated from the coding sequence ATGCAAGCTTTAGATACAAAACTTCAGCGAGACTTTGGTATCGCATTTGAAGATAAAACATTACTTGAAACTGCATTTACTCACACATCTTACGCTAATGAACATCGCCTCCTAAACATTTCACACAATGAACGCTTGGAATTTTTAGGAGACGCGGTTCTTCAACTTTTGATTTCTCAGTATTTGTTCAAAAAATATCCGAAGAAACCAGAAGGTGATTTATCTAAGATGCGTTCTGTTATTGTTCGTGAAGAATCATTAGCAGGCTTTTCACGCTACTGTGGTTTTGATGAATTCATCAAACTTGGTAATGGTGAAGAAAAATCTGGTGGACGTAACCGCGACACTATCTTAGGTGACTTATTTGAAGCCTTTCTTGGTGCGCTTTTGATGGACCAAGGGGTTGAGGCGGTTAATAAATTTTTGAATCAAGTCATGATTCCGCAAGTTGAAAAAGGTAACTTTGAACGTGTCAAAGATTACAAAACAACTTTGCAAGAATTATTGCAAGGCCACGGTGATGTCACTATTGACTATCGTGTGTCAAATGAATCTGGTCCTGCACATGCCAAAGTCTTTGAAGTGACTGTGTATGTCAATGACGAAGCTAAAAGTAAAGGAATCGGAAAATCTAAGAAATTAGCTGAGCAAGATGCTGCTAAAAATGCGCTTGCCACTCTTCAATAA